The Humulus lupulus chromosome 3, drHumLupu1.1, whole genome shotgun sequence genome window below encodes:
- the LOC133822540 gene encoding mulatexin-like, which yields MKLNILILFSSSLLSLWLGIAFADEPQCGRDVGGALCRDNLCCSYWGFCGNTSVYCEDRCQSQCWNSPPPPSPSPPPPSPPPPSPPPPSPPPPSPPPPSPPPPSPPPPSPPPPSPPPPAGPERPDHRCGPSYGNSPCGTGRCCSTSNWCGSTSSYCQGSNCQYQCWDKAHWVDLPRALLRHDNNATNNVIVSNIISEPLFNEMFKHRKDCPSQSFYNYDSFIIAAASFPGFGTTGDIETRKRELAAFFAETSQATTGEWTDSIDPHAWGYCYISRTTSENDYCTSSRWLCASGKRYSSRGPIQLTHNYNYGLAGGALGIDLINDPDLVATDSVVSFKTAIWFWMTQHDNNPSFHNILVNANSGPNQLPTYGHGNYGGLRTGTNIVGYYKRYCDMLGVSYGDILDYFSDQTSFSPKVSSI from the exons TAGTTATTGGGGCTTTTGTGGTAACACATCTGTCTATTGTGAGGATCGTTGTCAAAGTCAGTGTTGGAATTCACCACCACCCCCAAGCCCAAGCCCTCCCCCTCCAAGCCCACCTCCACCCAGCCCTCCTCCTCCAAGCCCACCTCCACCCAGCCCACCACCTCCGAGCCCACCTCCACCCAGTCCACCACCTCCGAGCCCACCTCCTCCCAGTCCGCCACCACCTGCAGGCCCAGAAAGACCAGATCACAGATGCGGACCTAGTTATGGAAACAGTCCTTGTGGAACAGGAAGGTGTTGTAGCACATCTAATTGGTGTGGTAGCACAAGCTCATATTGCCAGGGATCAAATTGTCAGTACCAATGTTGGGATAAAGCGCATTGGGTTGATCTCCCTCGAGCTTTGCTCCGACATGACAATAATGCTACTAATAATGTTATAGTAAGCAACATTATTAGTGAACCACTTTTTAACGAAATGTTTAAGCATAGAAAAGATTGTCCAAGTCAAAGTTTCTACAACTATGACTCTTTTATCATCGCTGCTGCATCTTTCCCTGGTTTCGGTACAACTGGTGATATTGAAACTCGCAAAAGAGAGCTCGCTGCTTTCTTTGCTGAAACATCTCAAGCAACCACGG GAGAATGGACTGATTCGATTGATCCACATGCATGGGGATATTGTTATATCAGTAGAACTACCAGTGAGAATGATTATTGCACATCCTCTCGTTGGTTATGTGCTTCTGGTAAAAGATATAGTAGTCGAGGACCTATCCAACTCACTCA CAACTACAACTATGGACTTGCTGGTGGAGCTCTAGGAATAGACTTGATAAACGACCCTGATTTGGTAGCAACAGATTCAGTTGTGTCCTTTAAAACAGCCATATGGTTTTGGATGACTCAACACGACAACAACCCTTCATTCCATAACATTCTTGTCAATGCTAACTCTGGACCTAATCAACTCCCAACTTATGGCCATGGCAATTATGGTGGTTTGAGAACTGGTACTAACATTGTTGGGTACTATAAAAGGTATTGTGACATGTTAGGAGTGAGCTATGGAGATATCTTGGACTATTTCTCTGACCAAACCTCTTTCTCTCCAAAAGTTTCTAGCATTTGA